TTCTTCGTCCCAATCATCCCAGTCGTCATCTTCATCATCAAATTGATGCTCAGCGAGCTGTTCTTGATGGTAGTCTTCCCATTTGAATTTCACTTCTTCTGGTTTATTTTCTTCTACTTCCGCATCACGTGGATTTGCTTCAATGAAATCCATAATATCACGACAAAGTGGTGGCACATTTTTACCGGTTGCGGCAGAAATAAGGTGATAGCCTTCTTCCCAACCAAGACGTTCGGTAATCTCTTGTGCTCGTTCATGTGCCTCTTCTTCAGTCATCGTATCAATTTTATTGAAGACTAACCAACGCGGTTTATCTGCCAATTTTTCGCTATATTGGAATAATTCAGACTCGATGATCGCAATATTATCCGCAGGATCGGATTCATCAATTGGGTTAATATCCACTAAATGAATTAACACACGACAACGTTCCAAGTGTTTTAAGAAACGAATTCCTAAACCTGCACCATCTGATGCGCCTTCAATCAATCCAGGAATATCTGCCACTACAAAGCTATGGCTCTCATCCACTTTCACTACACCTAAACTTGGCACTAAAGTGGTAAATGGATAATCAGCAACTTTTGGTTTTGCAGCTGAAACGGCACGAATAAAGGTCGATTTACCTGCATTTGGTAAACCTAACATCCCGACATCCGCAAGAAGCATCAATTCTAATAATAAATCACGTTTTTCCCCAGGTGTCCCCATGGTTTTTTGGCGAGGTGCACGGTTCACTGAAGATTTGAAACGTGTATTACCTAAACCATGATAACCACCTTTCGCCACTAACATTTTGGCACCATGCTTTGTTAAATCTCCAAGCACTTCTTTGGTGTCATTATCAATTGCACGCGTTCCCACCGGCACACGTAATGTAATATCTTTACCGCGACGACCTGTACAATCTGAACTATGCCCATTCTCACCGCGTTCTGCGGCAAAACGTTTCGTAAAGCGATAATCGATCAAGGTATTTAAATTTTCATCTGCAACCAAATAAACATCACCGCCATCACCGCCATCACCGCCATCAGGGCCGCCTTTTGGGATAAATTTTTCACGGCGGAAACTTACACAACCGTTTCCACCATCCCCTGCTTCCACACGAATCAGGGCTTCATCAATAAATTTCATAAAAACTCTCCAATATTTAACCGCACTTTACTTTGATTGCGGTAATAACTTATGTCCGATTGCCGACAAAATTGCTCCGCATACTACAACAAACGCCCCGATATAGCTAATCATATTTAATTCTGGCGCAGCAAAATTATCAGGGCTCGCATAATGCGCAAGATGAGCAAAGAAAATGGTAAATAGCGGTACCAAGGTAATCACAACGCTTACTTTAGAAACTTCCCAACGATTAAGGGCTTCAGCATAAGCGCCATAACCAAATAAGGTATTTAAACAACAATAAACCAAACAACCAAACGCTAACGGGCTGAGTTCTCTCACTTGTGAAAATTCAGCAATAGGCGTAAATACCAAAAGACAACCAAAATAAATCATTAATAAAATTTGTGGTGAACTAAAACGACGAAGCATTAATTTCTGTGCCATACCATAAGCCACCCAAATTAACGAGCCAGCCAGACTTAATAATACGCCTGTTAAATAGCGACTTTCTCCTTGAAACCCATCTAGCTTATCATTGAAGAAAAGCACTAACCCTACAAGTAATAAGACTAAACCTATTTTTTGGTGTAATCCGAGCTTTTCTTTAAAGACAAAAAGACCACAAATCAACATGCCAAAAGAGGAAAAGTGAATAAAAATTTGAGCCGAAGAAGGATCGATAAACTTAAGTGAGCTATTAAATAAGAAGAAGTTACCAGACAACCCTATGACACCAATGACTACCAACCAAATAAATTGACCACCTTTCAAAAATTGTGGCAATTTTTTCTTATAGGCAAGCAAAATAAAGAGTGCTAAAAATGCCACAATAAAGCGATACCACACGATCGTTTGTGGTGTCATCACGGATAAAACCTGTTTTAACGCAATGGGTAAAGATCCCCATGCC
This portion of the Haemophilus parainfluenzae T3T1 genome encodes:
- the cgtA gene encoding Obg family GTPase CgtA, translating into MKFIDEALIRVEAGDGGNGCVSFRREKFIPKGGPDGGDGGDGGDVYLVADENLNTLIDYRFTKRFAAERGENGHSSDCTGRRGKDITLRVPVGTRAIDNDTKEVLGDLTKHGAKMLVAKGGYHGLGNTRFKSSVNRAPRQKTMGTPGEKRDLLLELMLLADVGMLGLPNAGKSTFIRAVSAAKPKVADYPFTTLVPSLGVVKVDESHSFVVADIPGLIEGASDGAGLGIRFLKHLERCRVLIHLVDINPIDESDPADNIAIIESELFQYSEKLADKPRWLVFNKIDTMTEEEAHERAQEITERLGWEEGYHLISAATGKNVPPLCRDIMDFIEANPRDAEVEENKPEEVKFKWEDYHQEQLAEHQFDDEDDDWDDWDEEDEEGVEFIYKP
- a CDS encoding DMT family transporter, with the translated sequence MKQQPLLGFLFALITAMAWGSLPIALKQVLSVMTPQTIVWYRFIVAFLALFILLAYKKKLPQFLKGGQFIWLVVIGVIGLSGNFFLFNSSLKFIDPSSAQIFIHFSSFGMLICGLFVFKEKLGLHQKIGLVLLLVGLVLFFNDKLDGFQGESRYLTGVLLSLAGSLIWVAYGMAQKLMLRRFSSPQILLMIYFGCLLVFTPIAEFSQVRELSPLAFGCLVYCCLNTLFGYGAYAEALNRWEVSKVSVVITLVPLFTIFFAHLAHYASPDNFAAPELNMISYIGAFVVVCGAILSAIGHKLLPQSK